The following proteins come from a genomic window of Meles meles chromosome 1, mMelMel3.1 paternal haplotype, whole genome shotgun sequence:
- the HES2 gene encoding transcription factor HES-2, translated as MGLPRRGADPAELRKSLKPQLEKRRRARINASLRQLKGLILPLLGRESSRYSKLEKADILEMTVRFLQELPASSCAAAAPTPPDSYGEGYRACLARLARLLPAWRVLEPAVSARLLEHLRRRAAGTTPDGARSGASCGPPAPSPPPAPAPAPPAPPRGPGLGLWRPW; from the exons ATGGGGCTGCCTCGGAGAGGGGCGGACCCGGCGGAGCTGCGCAAG AGCCTGAAGCCGCAGCTGGAGAAGCGCCGCCGCGCGCGCATCAACGCAAGCCTCAGGCAGCTCAAGGGGCTCATCCTGCCGCTGCTGGGCAGGGAG AGCTCCCGCTACTCGAAGCTGGAGAAGGCGGACATCCTGGAAATGACCGTGCGCTTCCTGCAGGAGCTGCCGGCGTCCTCCTGCGCGGCCGCGGCGCCCA CGCCCCCGGACAGCTACGGCGAGGGCTACCGCGCCTGCCTGGCTCGTCTGGCCCGCCTGCTGCCGGCCTGGCGCGTCCTGGAGCCCGCCGTGAGCGCCCGCCTCCTGGAGCACCTGCGGCGGAGGGCGGCCGGCACCACCCCCGACGGCGCGCGCTCTGGGGCCTCCTGCGGCCCGCCCGCGCCTTCCCCGCCGCCCGCACCTGCGCCCGCGCCGCCCGCGCCTCCCCGCGGCCCCGGCCTCGGCCTCTGGAGGCCCTGGTAG